A genomic segment from Corythoichthys intestinalis isolate RoL2023-P3 chromosome 2, ASM3026506v1, whole genome shotgun sequence encodes:
- the LOC130912479 gene encoding extracellular sulfatase Sulf-2-like codes for MEMKDVSQEENFLPKYQQVTELCQRSEYQTPCQQIGQKWQCVDDSSGRLRLFKCKNEGSGTKSTQGDQVSGRMKSGWYSGNLDKCDCGLRPLKQRTFNKKSFFSRKYMKVLKSYSRKRFSRSVSLTNSFPDNSSLVDGASDRSADEDEFSGMAVAPTAFSSPKSLKVTHRCSILSNSTVKCDTGVYDSLQAWKDHKLHIDHEIETLQIKIKNLKEVKGHLKKARPLLCDCNKYFNKLKVKKFFYRKGAIHPFSRDRARKNKAWLLKEQNRRKKMRKIIKRIQNNDTCSMPGLTCFTHDNQHWHTAPYWTLGPFCACTSANNNTYWCLRTINETHNFLFCEFATGFLEYFDMNTDPYQLVNSVGALHGTLLNTLHAQLMELRGCRGQKQCNPRMRSLDTDGLDHGSFEDYRLFEKRKWPRVKRPSSSRTLGPIWDGWKG; via the exons ATGGAGATGAAGGATGTATCGCAGGAGGAGAACTTCCTGCCAAAATATCAGCAGGTCACAGAGTTGTGTCAGCGCTCCGAGTATCAGACGCCATGTCAACAAATCGGACAG AAGTGGCAGTGTGTGGATGACTCCTCAGGGAGGTTGCGGCTCTTCAAGTGCAAGAACGAAGGTAGTGGGACTAAGAGCACTCAGGGGGACCAAGTCAGTGGGCGGATGAAGTCTGGATGGTACAGTGGCAACCTTGACAAGTGTGACTGTGGCCTTCGACCTTTGAAGCAGCGGACCTTCAACAAGAAGTCCTTCTTCTCGCGAAAGT ACATGAAAGTTCTAAAGAGCTACTCCAGGAAGCGCTTCAGTCGCTCTGTATCGCTGACGAACAGTTTCCCTGACAACAGCAGCCTGGTGGATGGGGCCTCGGATCGTTCAGCAGATGAGGATGAGTTCAGCGGAATGGCCGTAGCTCCCACGGCATTTTCTTCTCCTAAATCCCTCAAAGTCACACATAG GTGTTCCATTCTAAGCAACTCAACAGTGAAGTGCGACACTGGCGTCTATGATTCTCTACAGGCCTGGAAGGACCACAAGCTGCACATCGACCATGAG ATCGAGACGTTGCAAATCAAGATCAAGAACCTGAAAGAGGTGAAAGGCCACCTCAAGAAGGCACGCCCTCTGCTGTGCGACTGCAACAAGTATTT CAACAAGCTCAAGGTCAAGAAGTTCTTTTACCGAAAGGGGGCCATACATCCATTCAG TAGGGACAGGGCTCGCAAAAATAAGGCATGGCTTTTGAAGGAGCAGAATAGGAGGAAGAAGATGAGAAAGATAATCAAGAGAATCCAGAACAATGACACCTGTTCAATGCCAGGACTCACCTGCTTCACACATGACAACCAACACTGGCACACAGCCCCATACTGGACAT TGGGTCCATTCTGTGCTTGCACAAGTGCCAACAACAACACATACTGGTGTCTGAGGACAATCAATGAAACCCACAACTTCTTGTTCTGTGAGTTTGCAACTGGCTTCCTGGAGTACTTTGATATGAACACAGACCCCTACCAG CTGGTAAACAGCGTGGGAGCTTTGCACGGGACACTTCTCAACACTCTCCACGCGCAGCTGATGGAGCTGCGAGGCTGTCGAGGACAGAAGCAGTGTAATCCTCGCATGCGCTCACTGGACACGG ATGGATTGGACCATGGCAGTTTCGAAGACTACAG GCTGTTTGAGAAGAGGAAGTGGCCCCGAGTCAAGCGACCTTCGTCATCGCGAACGCT CGGTCCAATCTGGGATGGCTGGAAGGGATAA